One Campylobacteraceae bacterium DNA window includes the following coding sequences:
- a CDS encoding flagellar hook-basal body complex protein: protein MIGSLFNGISGIAAFEKAIDVQANDLSNVNTISYKKSEIRFDDLMYQNGVGKGVSVESTFKVFSQGDIKPTGVDYDVAIKGDGFFLAISTLDNQSYYTRAGNFKMGPEGFLLTADNLQVQGVLPTATKVLGSNGATYFDDTFTQFLGSALITSNTETISINTKASNFYDTAQSTGTSGNSFKSKSALIVDIEELKADYSQKLNLYISSANDVSSPSVSQVTKIDFDSLKSNLLQEGDFVSVYVEGVEVIQKFDTNADTTMNLFADKLSDIKGLSAVVDPSGSLDITVLVPGKEVLFTSPAINSLSPTITNTIEAQIGTGLGLIENSRVALQTAIELAGGTLLELTNSISKANVEGLTTSAIQLQLDNLNLSSTKFSSLEIIDGNIYMKDGETKFLIAKLATVRFSDNRGLLAVGDNNYMATSQSGAALYSGDNTSIISKSLELSNANIADDLLSLMTFQKAFEANSKVITTSDDFLKTALGLKR from the coding sequence ATGATAGGTTCTTTATTTAATGGTATCTCTGGTATTGCTGCTTTTGAAAAAGCAATTGATGTGCAAGCAAATGATTTATCAAATGTTAATACCATAAGTTATAAAAAATCAGAGATACGCTTTGATGATTTAATGTACCAAAATGGAGTAGGTAAAGGTGTTTCTGTTGAAAGTACCTTTAAAGTATTTTCTCAAGGTGATATTAAACCAACGGGAGTTGATTATGATGTAGCTATTAAAGGGGATGGATTTTTTCTTGCAATAAGCACTTTAGATAATCAAAGTTATTACACAAGAGCAGGTAATTTCAAAATGGGACCAGAAGGTTTTCTTCTAACTGCTGATAATTTACAAGTTCAAGGTGTACTTCCCACTGCTACTAAAGTTTTAGGAAGCAATGGAGCTACGTATTTTGATGATACTTTTACGCAGTTTTTAGGCTCTGCACTTATTACTTCAAATACGGAAACTATTAGTATTAATACTAAAGCCAGTAATTTTTATGATACAGCACAAAGTACAGGTACAAGTGGAAACTCTTTTAAATCAAAAAGTGCACTTATTGTAGATATTGAAGAATTAAAAGCGGATTATTCACAAAAACTTAATCTTTATATTAGTAGTGCAAATGACGTTTCAAGTCCTTCTGTTTCACAAGTTACAAAAATTGATTTTGATAGTTTGAAAAGTAACTTACTTCAAGAAGGTGATTTTGTTTCTGTTTATGTTGAGGGGGTCGAAGTAATACAAAAATTTGATACCAATGCAGATACTACTATGAATCTGTTTGCTGATAAACTTTCAGATATAAAAGGTTTAAGTGCTGTTGTTGATCCCAGTGGAAGTCTTGATATTACAGTTTTAGTGCCAGGGAAAGAAGTTTTATTTACAAGCCCTGCGATTAATTCTTTGTCGCCTACCATTACTAATACTATTGAAGCTCAAATTGGTACAGGATTAGGTTTGATTGAGAATTCTAGAGTAGCCTTGCAAACGGCTATTGAATTAGCCGGCGGAACATTATTAGAACTTACAAACTCAATTTCAAAGGCCAATGTAGAAGGTCTTACTACTTCGGCTATTCAATTACAATTAGATAATTTGAATCTTTCTTCTACAAAATTTTCTTCTTTAGAAATTATTGATGGAAATATTTATATGAAAGATGGAGAAACAAAGTTTTTAATTGCTAAGTTAGCTACCGTTCGTTTTTCTGATAACAGAGGATTATTAGCTGTTGGGGATAATAATTATATGGCTACCAGTCAATCGGGTGCTGCTTTGTATTCAGGAGATAATACGAGTATTATTTCTAAATCTTTAGAACTAAGTAATGCTAATATAGCTGATGACTTGCTTAGTTTGATGACATTTCAAAAAGCTTTTGAAGCCAATTCAAAAGTTATTACAACATCAGATGATTTTTTAAAAACAGCACTAGGACTAAAAAGATAG
- a CDS encoding FliM/FliN family flagellar motor switch protein, giving the protein MDISERDYDLLVDAEIQVDVMLGNANLTIKEFLDLSEGDIVSLDKTAGSGGDIYVNSRIIGTGDIIVMEEKLAVRVQESMDSDTVVRYFFEERM; this is encoded by the coding sequence ATGGATATTAGTGAAAGAGATTATGATTTATTAGTTGATGCTGAAATTCAAGTTGATGTTATGCTTGGTAATGCTAATTTAACAATCAAAGAGTTTCTTGATTTGTCTGAAGGAGATATTGTTTCTTTAGATAAAACAGCAGGTTCAGGGGGAGATATTTATGTCAACTCAAGAATTATAGGAACCGGTGATATCATTGTAATGGAAGAAAAACTAGCAGTAAGAGTGCAAGAATCTATGGATTCTGATACCGTTGTTAGATATTTCTTTGAAGAAAGAATGTAG
- a CDS encoding flagellar assembly protein FliH, with translation MKNNVYSNAKVIKSDNEVHSYELGTFSNTGELNQTDQMKNVAKLEHRNVAEKNEPLMEQIAALTNSVTDIKKQLTLMTTNGVSQQVIDKQVVEAIKDLKHYASFFEQASFQMETKLLKTSMAIAKKIIAIEVGANSTQIAKETISHLLLKIKTASKVKIHLNPKDYEILKNDLNLQDYIELVHDTNVTIGGVVIASDLGNFDGNIEAKVSTMFESLESLT, from the coding sequence ATGAAAAATAATGTTTATTCAAATGCAAAAGTAATTAAAAGTGATAATGAAGTACATTCTTATGAATTAGGTACTTTTTCTAATACAGGTGAGCTTAATCAAACAGATCAAATGAAAAACGTTGCTAAATTAGAACACCGTAATGTGGCTGAAAAAAATGAGCCTTTAATGGAACAAATTGCAGCTCTTACCAACTCTGTTACAGATATTAAAAAACAATTAACTTTAATGACTACAAATGGTGTAAGTCAGCAAGTTATTGATAAACAAGTAGTTGAAGCCATAAAAGATTTAAAACATTATGCTTCGTTTTTTGAGCAAGCTTCTTTTCAAATGGAAACAAAACTTTTGAAAACATCAATGGCAATTGCTAAAAAAATAATTGCAATTGAAGTAGGCGCTAATTCAACGCAAATTGCGAAAGAAACCATTAGTCACTTATTATTAAAAATAAAAACTGCCTCAAAAGTTAAAATTCATTTAAACCCAAAAGATTATGAAATCTTAAAAAATGACCTTAATTTACAAGATTACATAGAATTGGTGCATGATACAAATGTCACCATTGGTGGTGTAGTTATTGCCAGTGATTTAGGAAATTTTGATGGGAATATTGAAGCAAAAGTTTCAACAATGTTTGAATCCCTAGAATCTTTAACATAA
- the fliG gene encoding flagellar motor switch protein FliG, giving the protein MDVERRDELLRGMPMIDKVARFFVLIGEDATVKIFQNLPINLVEDISTAITQLSSIDKEMSLAILAEFHLYTKSKSFITSGGYDYAKEILYKSLGKGEADEVLAKLSRMKLAAQSFSYLDAINPKQLSDFIKDESPHTIAVILSHMEPSGAADVLMQLEEDNKVKVTMQMATIKDVSPDVVRTISEVLEKKLESLLSSIVDVGGVKVVADMLNRLGPKSQDILKNINGVDTGLAVKIKENMFVFEDLLELESEYIMKILQNVDTGDVAVAMKNAPAEDMEKITSSMSQRASDRFNEEFEMLNKVKIKDIESAQRKMLDVAQKLMEEGSIERDMDES; this is encoded by the coding sequence ATGGATGTTGAAAGAAGAGACGAACTCTTAAGAGGAATGCCAATGATTGACAAAGTCGCAAGATTTTTTGTTTTAATTGGAGAAGATGCAACGGTTAAAATATTTCAGAACTTGCCCATTAATTTGGTTGAAGACATATCAACAGCTATTACCCAACTTTCTTCTATTGATAAAGAGATGTCATTAGCTATTTTAGCAGAATTTCATCTCTATACTAAATCTAAATCCTTTATAACTTCTGGGGGTTATGATTATGCAAAAGAAATTTTATATAAATCTTTAGGTAAGGGTGAAGCAGATGAAGTTTTAGCAAAACTTTCTCGTATGAAATTAGCAGCTCAAAGTTTTTCTTATTTGGATGCTATTAATCCTAAACAATTAAGCGATTTTATTAAAGATGAATCTCCTCATACCATTGCAGTTATTTTATCTCATATGGAGCCTTCAGGAGCTGCTGATGTTTTAATGCAACTAGAAGAAGATAACAAAGTTAAAGTTACTATGCAAATGGCAACAATTAAAGATGTTTCTCCTGATGTTGTAAGAACAATATCAGAAGTTTTAGAGAAAAAACTAGAGTCTTTACTTTCTTCTATTGTAGATGTTGGTGGAGTTAAAGTGGTTGCTGATATGTTAAATCGTCTTGGACCTAAGTCTCAAGATATATTAAAAAATATCAATGGGGTTGATACAGGACTGGCGGTTAAGATTAAAGAAAATATGTTTGTATTTGAAGATTTATTAGAACTTGAGAGCGAATATATTATGAAAATCTTACAAAATGTTGATACAGGAGATGTTGCGGTTGCTATGAAAAATGCTCCTGCTGAAGATATGGAGAAAATTACTTCTTCTATGAGTCAAAGAGCAAGTGACAGATTTAACGAAGAATTTGAAATGCTTAATAAAGTCAAAATTAAAGACATTGAAAGCGCCCAAAGAAAAATGTTAGATGTTGCCCAAAAACTTATGGAAGAAGGCTCAATTGAAAGAGATATGGACGAATCCTAA
- the fliF gene encoding flagellar M-ring protein FliF: MEQLFKFVNNLTAAQRAVIMGGVSLLFVLLIALLVYSSVKAEDKKLNYIIASNLTKSQVSAASNELEAAGIKYLISGNGDSLTLKTSKEFINIAKIKLVTSSASGTKHVGWEIFEKSSLGTTNFENKVKYLRALEGELSRSLESLVGILSASVKIAIPKETIFTERKVNPTASAVIALKQGVFLTQKQIIGIKKFIASAVSNLKIENINLIDQDGALLEESEDDSNNKKSIVQDKYKKRLEQDYENKIIALLEPFVGFGRVVARVTLSLDYVNKRIQEEIYDPEGTIRSSQTNENISSSQGGIKEKGGIPGVQSNIENTGGEENNGNIKSSSESSKNIVNFEISKKVIDQRDNAYSSIKRVTAAVTFDSSVLKDVESKEEFLLSIVSLVEETIGYDEQRGDKVTVRDFKFLGLGELGGKGLDSNGNVITSSGAESTDDIALIKSLMRDFGEYVQYIIAAILLFVFYKKFIVNHEIVILGDKADSKVVDDSEIDIDFNEDFDISGAQGRLKAKIKSQILSSLEGMDDESAAKYELLIEELDREIHDNPEEIANMIQLLLSEGDSKFKG, from the coding sequence ATGGAACAACTTTTTAAGTTTGTAAATAATTTAACAGCAGCACAAAGAGCTGTTATTATGGGTGGAGTTTCTCTATTATTTGTTCTTTTAATTGCTTTGCTTGTATATTCAAGTGTAAAAGCTGAAGATAAAAAACTAAATTATATTATTGCAAGTAATTTAACCAAAAGCCAAGTCTCTGCTGCGTCTAATGAATTAGAAGCAGCTGGAATAAAATATTTAATTTCAGGAAATGGAGATTCTTTAACCTTAAAAACTTCTAAAGAATTTATTAATATTGCTAAAATTAAATTAGTGACTTCTTCAGCATCAGGTACAAAACATGTGGGCTGGGAAATATTTGAGAAATCATCATTAGGAACTACTAATTTTGAAAATAAAGTTAAATATTTAAGAGCTTTAGAAGGTGAATTGTCTCGTTCTTTAGAATCTTTAGTAGGTATTTTAAGTGCCAGTGTGAAAATTGCCATTCCAAAAGAAACTATTTTTACTGAACGAAAAGTTAATCCAACAGCCTCAGCAGTAATTGCTTTAAAACAAGGTGTATTTTTAACACAAAAACAAATTATTGGTATTAAAAAATTTATTGCCTCTGCTGTATCTAATTTAAAAATAGAAAATATTAATTTAATAGATCAAGATGGGGCTTTATTAGAAGAATCAGAAGATGACTCTAATAATAAAAAATCCATTGTTCAAGATAAATATAAAAAAAGACTGGAACAAGATTACGAAAATAAGATAATAGCATTACTTGAACCATTTGTAGGATTTGGGAGAGTTGTTGCTAGAGTCACCTTAAGTTTAGACTATGTTAATAAAAGAATTCAAGAAGAAATCTATGATCCAGAAGGTACAATCAGAAGTTCTCAAACCAATGAGAATATTTCTTCTTCACAAGGTGGAATAAAAGAAAAAGGTGGCATACCAGGTGTTCAAAGTAATATAGAAAATACAGGTGGCGAAGAAAATAATGGTAATATTAAATCTTCAAGCGAATCAAGTAAAAACATTGTAAATTTTGAAATATCTAAAAAAGTCATTGATCAAAGAGACAATGCGTATTCTTCTATTAAAAGAGTAACTGCAGCTGTTACTTTTGATAGCAGTGTTTTAAAAGATGTAGAATCTAAAGAAGAATTTTTACTTTCTATTGTATCACTTGTAGAAGAAACCATTGGTTACGATGAACAACGGGGAGATAAAGTTACTGTAAGAGATTTTAAATTCTTAGGTTTAGGCGAGTTAGGTGGAAAAGGTCTTGATTCTAATGGAAATGTAATTACTTCATCTGGTGCTGAAAGTACAGATGATATTGCACTTATAAAATCGCTTATGCGAGATTTTGGTGAATATGTACAATATATTATTGCTGCTATTTTGTTGTTTGTATTTTATAAAAAATTTATAGTAAACCATGAAATTGTTATTTTAGGTGATAAAGCGGACAGTAAAGTAGTAGATGACAGTGAAATAGATATCGATTTTAATGAAGATTTTGATATATCTGGTGCGCAAGGCAGGCTCAAAGCTAAAATTAAAAGCCAGATATTGAGTTCTTTAGAAGGAATGGATGATGAAAGTGCTGCTAAATATGAACTTCTAATAGAAGAATTAGACAGAGAAATACATGATAATCCTGAAGAAATAGCAAATATGATACAATTGTTATTATCAGAAGGTGATTCAAAGTTTAAAGGTTAA
- the flgB gene encoding flagellar basal body rod protein FlgB yields the protein MEISPVKALLFEQLSFRSERQKVISSNIANINTPHYKTKELIFEDEMKKVDKNDLKMNITHENHIAFPSDEKQINKPILREVRGLEEQNDGNNVSLDTQMGEMSKNQMIFSALQQSIKTDSRLLRSVIESSAKN from the coding sequence ATGGAAATTAGCCCTGTAAAAGCACTTCTTTTTGAACAATTGAGTTTTAGAAGTGAAAGACAAAAGGTTATATCATCTAATATTGCAAATATTAATACTCCTCATTATAAAACTAAAGAATTGATTTTTGAAGATGAAATGAAAAAAGTTGATAAAAATGACTTAAAAATGAATATTACTCATGAAAACCATATTGCTTTCCCTAGTGATGAAAAACAAATAAACAAACCAATATTACGTGAAGTAAGAGGGTTAGAAGAACAAAATGATGGTAATAATGTTAGTTTAGATACACAAATGGGCGAAATGTCAAAAAATCAAATGATATTTTCAGCCCTGCAACAATCAATTAAAACAGATTCAAGACTTTTACGTTCTGTTATTGAATCATCAGCTAAAAATTAA
- a CDS encoding flagellar hook-basal body protein encodes MNQGTYPLAAAMINQISRLDVISNNLANVNTNGFKEEGLSEGTFNNYLKEARESNSSTMNESAAINNIPKIDQKYISSAMGPIEMTGNKLDFALKDQNTFFKVQNANGEVMYTRDGSFKVLNNSLLVDGNGNFVLNNDNEAISTEDDFLGLIAVVKTEFTNLDKFGDNYYRVKDENQVEVQELNEGFFMQGAVEKSNVNMVNTMIGLIDASKSFAQSQKAITTIDEMNRSLIQKLGRMV; translated from the coding sequence ATGAACCAAGGTACTTACCCACTTGCAGCTGCAATGATTAATCAAATTAGTCGTTTGGATGTAATATCGAATAATTTAGCCAATGTCAATACAAATGGTTTTAAAGAAGAAGGTTTAAGTGAAGGTACCTTTAACAATTATTTAAAAGAAGCACGAGAATCAAATTCAAGTACTATGAATGAAAGTGCAGCTATAAATAATATACCAAAAATTGATCAAAAATATATTTCATCTGCTATGGGCCCCATTGAGATGACCGGTAATAAATTAGACTTTGCACTAAAAGATCAAAATACATTTTTTAAAGTGCAAAATGCAAATGGCGAAGTTATGTATACAAGGGATGGTTCTTTTAAAGTACTAAATAACTCTTTATTGGTTGATGGAAATGGAAATTTTGTTTTAAACAATGACAATGAAGCAATATCAACAGAAGATGATTTTCTTGGCTTAATTGCAGTTGTAAAAACAGAGTTTACAAATTTAGATAAATTTGGAGATAATTATTACCGCGTTAAAGATGAAAATCAAGTAGAAGTACAAGAATTAAATGAAGGATTTTTTATGCAAGGCGCAGTTGAAAAATCGAATGTTAATATGGTAAATACAATGATTGGATTAATAGATGCCAGTAAAAGTTTTGCGCAATCACAAAAAGCCATTACTACTATTGATGAAATGAACAGAAGTTTAATACAAAAACTAGGTAGGATGGTATAA
- a CDS encoding response regulator has translation MKILIVDDSSTMRRIIGNVVQQLGFSKDDFDEAEDGVVAWSMLQKGQYDIVLTDWNMPNMNGLDLVKHIRGGGAHQKTPIIMITTEGGKMEVITALKAGVNNYIVKPFNAAILKEKLDGVLK, from the coding sequence ATGAAAATTTTAATAGTTGATGATAGTTCAACAATGAGAAGAATAATTGGGAATGTGGTTCAACAATTGGGTTTTTCAAAAGATGATTTTGATGAAGCAGAAGATGGAGTTGTAGCATGGTCAATGCTTCAAAAAGGTCAGTATGACATTGTACTAACAGATTGGAATATGCCAAATATGAATGGTTTAGATTTGGTTAAACATATCCGTGGTGGCGGGGCTCATCAAAAAACTCCTATAATTATGATTACTACTGAAGGTGGTAAAATGGAAGTTATTACTGCTCTAAAAGCTGGGGTAAATAATTATATAGTAAAACCTTTTAATGCTGCAATATTAAAAGAGAAATTAGATGGTGTATTAAAATAA
- the flgG gene encoding flagellar basal-body rod protein FlgG, translating to MIRGLYTAATGMNAQQHQIDVTSNNIANVNTSGFKKDRAEFQDLMYESLNYTAGQTSATTTNPTGIDVGMGVRLSGVQKSFLPGNNATTGNELDIAIEGDGFFALTLPDGEIAYTRNGSFKFDAEGAIVNGSGYKLEPEIVKPDNVIDLTIGTDGTVSATDATTGDLVTLGQITIVDFINPAGLSPIGETMFMSSASSGDPIEGNPGVEQFGSLRQGMLEGSNVSLVTEMVDLITAQRAYEANSKSITTTDEMLDIVNRLKS from the coding sequence ATGATTAGAGGATTATATACTGCTGCAACGGGTATGAATGCGCAACAACATCAAATAGATGTCACGTCAAATAATATTGCCAATGTTAATACTTCTGGTTTTAAAAAAGACAGAGCCGAATTTCAAGATTTAATGTATGAATCATTAAATTACACTGCAGGTCAAACATCTGCAACTACTACAAATCCTACAGGAATAGATGTGGGAATGGGTGTAAGGCTTTCAGGAGTACAAAAGAGTTTCCTTCCTGGAAATAATGCAACAACGGGGAATGAATTGGATATTGCAATAGAAGGTGATGGTTTTTTTGCATTAACTTTACCCGATGGTGAAATAGCATATACAAGAAATGGGTCTTTCAAATTTGATGCTGAGGGTGCTATTGTTAATGGAAGCGGTTATAAACTTGAACCAGAAATTGTAAAACCTGATAATGTAATTGATTTAACTATTGGAACAGATGGAACAGTGAGTGCAACAGATGCTACAACAGGAGATCTTGTAACGTTGGGGCAAATCACTATTGTAGATTTTATTAATCCGGCTGGTTTATCTCCTATTGGAGAAACAATGTTTATGTCTTCTGCCTCTTCAGGTGATCCAATTGAAGGAAATCCAGGAGTTGAACAATTTGGTTCCTTAAGACAAGGAATGCTAGAAGGTTCAAATGTATCTTTGGTTACGGAGATGGTTGATTTGATTACAGCACAAAGAGCTTATGAAGCCAATTCAAAATCTATTACAACAACAGATGAGATGTTAGATATTGTTAATAGATTGAAAAGTTAA
- the rimM gene encoding 16S rRNA processing protein RimM has product MENVYIAKLGKSVGLKGEIKIFLESDFPSQFKKNASFTTNKNITLIVESFNEKRAVIKFFGINDIDAAKRLTNTEIYTTIEDTKDSCALEDDQFFWFDIKECQVIENEIVLGLVSEIHRYPLSDYLEVITSKDLLDKSLAKTFLIPYNKEYILSVNINEKEIIVKDSLIILENS; this is encoded by the coding sequence ATGGAAAATGTTTATATAGCAAAACTGGGAAAATCAGTTGGATTAAAAGGAGAAATTAAAATTTTTCTGGAATCCGACTTTCCTTCTCAATTCAAAAAAAACGCAAGTTTTACTACCAATAAAAATATTACATTAATAGTTGAATCCTTTAATGAAAAAAGAGCTGTGATTAAGTTTTTTGGAATTAATGACATTGATGCAGCTAAACGACTAACAAATACTGAGATTTATACAACAATTGAAGATACAAAAGATTCTTGTGCCCTAGAAGATGACCAATTTTTTTGGTTTGATATTAAAGAGTGTCAAGTGATTGAAAATGAGATTGTTCTAGGACTTGTTAGTGAAATACACCGTTATCCCTTGAGTGATTATTTAGAAGTTATAACGTCTAAAGACTTATTGGATAAATCTTTGGCTAAAACATTTTTAATACCTTACAATAAAGAATATATTCTTAGTGTAAATATTAATGAAAAAGAAATTATTGTGAAAGACTCTTTAATTATTTTAGAAAATAGCTAA
- a CDS encoding KH domain-containing protein — translation MITNFIENYAKLIVSCPDEVKVSKEQIDETFAEITIKANSNDIGKLIGKNGNMINALKTMANGCKAKDGVSYKIQVLAN, via the coding sequence ATGATAACAAATTTCATAGAAAACTATGCAAAGTTAATTGTTTCTTGTCCCGATGAAGTTAAGGTTTCAAAAGAACAAATTGATGAAACCTTTGCAGAAATTACAATTAAAGCCAATTCAAATGATATTGGTAAATTAATTGGCAAGAATGGTAATATGATCAATGCTTTAAAAACCATGGCAAATGGTTGTAAAGCTAAAGACGGTGTATCTTACAAGATACAAGTATTGGCAAACTAG
- the rpsP gene encoding 30S ribosomal protein S16, with amino-acid sequence MTVIRLTRMGRNKKPFYRIVVTDSRKRRDSGWIESIGYFNPVVEPKVLKIDLERYNYWLSVGAKPSEKVNKLATSAK; translated from the coding sequence ATGACAGTAATTAGATTAACACGAATGGGTCGAAACAAAAAACCATTTTATAGAATCGTTGTAACAGATTCAAGAAAAAGAAGAGATTCAGGATGGATTGAATCAATTGGTTATTTTAACCCAGTAGTTGAGCCTAAGGTTCTTAAAATTGATTTAGAAAGATATAACTATTGGTTAAGCGTTGGTGCTAAACCTAGTGAAAAAGTTAATAAATTAGCTACTTCAGCTAAATAG
- the ffh gene encoding signal recognition particle protein, whose translation MFDVISSSIKNAVNKIRFKDDAASLSKATTELRKSLLKADVFHKTTKELVTLVEAETKRLGIGQESFLKALATSLETILTTPGNQGFVYSSTPPTTILMTGLQGSGKTTTTGKLANYLKLRKKKVLVAACDLQRLAAVEQLKQIAAQIEVDIYYDENEKNPVKIALAAKKKALEGHYDVLLVDTAGRLAIDTELMKELKEIKDSLNPDEIFYVADSLTGHDASKTASAFKEQIGIDGVILSKYDGDVKGGVAISLAHQVGVPLRFLGTGEKMPDLEVFIPSRIVSRLMGAGDIEGLAEKTSVLIDEKTAKQVARKIKKGEFNYNDFLDQLAMMSKLGSMKSIIGMIPGLSAMTGGLKDMDFDNSVEIKRIKALIGSMTPKERETPSLINPSRKKRIAKGCGLSEVQINKILKQFKSASKMAKKLSSKGGMKGLANMMGQMKAPGAMGSLPGLGR comes from the coding sequence TTGTTTGATGTTATAAGTAGTTCTATTAAAAATGCAGTTAATAAAATCAGATTTAAAGATGACGCAGCGTCTTTAAGTAAAGCCACAACTGAATTAAGAAAATCACTTTTAAAAGCAGATGTTTTTCATAAAACAACAAAAGAATTAGTAACACTTGTTGAAGCAGAAACAAAAAGATTAGGAATTGGGCAAGAGTCTTTTCTTAAAGCTTTAGCTACTTCTTTAGAAACAATATTAACAACGCCAGGTAATCAAGGTTTTGTTTATTCATCTACTCCTCCTACTACTATTCTTATGACAGGACTTCAAGGTTCTGGTAAAACAACGACAACAGGAAAACTAGCAAATTATCTTAAACTTAGAAAAAAGAAAGTATTAGTTGCTGCGTGTGATTTACAAAGACTTGCCGCTGTAGAACAATTAAAACAAATTGCTGCACAAATTGAAGTTGACATTTATTATGATGAGAATGAAAAAAACCCTGTAAAAATTGCACTTGCTGCAAAGAAAAAAGCGCTTGAGGGACATTATGATGTTCTTTTAGTTGATACTGCTGGACGTTTAGCCATAGATACAGAATTAATGAAAGAATTAAAAGAGATAAAAGACTCTTTAAACCCAGATGAAATTTTTTATGTTGCAGATTCATTAACAGGTCATGATGCAAGTAAAACAGCCAGTGCATTTAAAGAACAAATTGGTATAGATGGTGTTATTTTATCTAAATACGATGGAGATGTTAAAGGTGGAGTTGCCATTTCTTTAGCACATCAAGTAGGGGTTCCTTTACGATTCTTAGGAACGGGTGAAAAAATGCCTGATCTTGAAGTATTCATTCCTTCAAGAATTGTTTCTAGATTAATGGGTGCTGGTGATATTGAAGGTTTAGCTGAAAAAACATCTGTATTAATTGATGAAAAAACGGCAAAACAAGTAGCACGTAAGATTAAAAAAGGTGAATTTAATTATAATGACTTTTTAGACCAATTAGCTATGATGAGCAAACTAGGTTCTATGAAATCAATCATTGGTATGATTCCTGGTCTTTCTGCAATGACAGGAGGGCTTAAAGATATGGATTTTGATAATTCTGTTGAGATTAAAAGAATTAAAGCCCTTATAGGTTCTATGACACCAAAAGAGAGAGAAACACCCTCTTTAATTAATCCAAGTAGAAAAAAAAGAATAGCCAAAGGATGTGGCTTAAGTGAAGTTCAGATTAACAAAATCTTAAAACAATTTAAATCTGCATCAAAAATGGCAAAAAAACTTTCATCTAAGGGTGGAATGAAAGGTTTGGCTAATATGATGGGTCAAATGAAAGCACCTGGTGCTATGGGCAGTCTTCCTGGATTAGGAAGATAA